Proteins encoded by one window of Desulfovibrio sp. Huiquan2017:
- a CDS encoding flagellar protein FlaG, which produces MNFPMMNIDRKEELRSESVGSAAIAQKPPAREWRNDEVMAQDETQSDKQSDSFSREELENLISEAEEHLEAKNVKLKFNILENNDTVQVEIVDSNGKTIRKIPDDELIKLTKSLKDLGQGFLDRMS; this is translated from the coding sequence ATGAATTTCCCCATGATGAACATCGACAGGAAGGAAGAGCTGCGCTCGGAGAGCGTTGGTTCGGCCGCGATCGCGCAGAAGCCGCCTGCCCGGGAATGGCGCAACGACGAGGTCATGGCGCAGGATGAAACACAGTCGGACAAGCAGTCCGACAGCTTCTCCCGAGAGGAACTGGAAAACCTGATCAGCGAGGCCGAGGAACACCTTGAAGCCAAGAACGTCAAGTTGAAGTTCAACATTCTGGAGAACAACGACACGGTTCAGGTGGAAATCGTCGATTCCAATGGGAAGACCATTCGCAAGATCCCGGACGATGAATTGATCAAGCTGACAAAGTCCTTGAAGGATCTCGGGCAGGGATTCCTGGACCGCATGTCCTAG
- a CDS encoding PEP/pyruvate-binding domain-containing protein, which produces MAKAKNEATDNAPATKAKKTDTKVEGLKQKLVLNGAEIKKIGEDAELLVGGKNYNTAIISQVPGIRAPEFRAISSHAFHILLDETKVNAAVVRATVDKEYNKIDWNSDAVNEDSDYLQNFVRRVGKKIGEESRKQSGTPIRLRTFINNVVEGFATSPEGIDQLRMRSVLVQSAILSVDMPEEIGKEVKGAYQSICKEAGLDDVPVAVRSSAAGEDSRKKAFAGLQDTYLNIVGADECLEAYHWDCASAYNLRSMTYRREAILDAITKAEKTGDDSIAETAKKEWAIEHTSLSVCIMRMINPVISGTAFSADTATGCRGTSRNDLVSIDASYGLGEAVVGGMVTPDKFYVFQREGGREVVIRYMGCKEKKIVYKEDGSGTHVVKVADNEVFRWALSIAQAETVAQGVRNISQAYGGMIMDTEFCIDKTDRLWFVQARPETRWNEDFELHPHTIFMRRLEVDKKAVDTAEVILEGNGASRGAGQGTVKYLRSALELNKISKGDILAAERTDPDMVPGMRIASAILADVGGDTSHAAITSRELGIPAIIGIQRIEALRSMDGQQVTVDGSRGKVYRGELPLVEVGGEINVDKLPATKTKVGLILADVGQALFLSRLRNVPDFEVGLLRAEFMLGNIGVHPMALEAYDKDTLNDLVEEKLQEMDHHLTKVMKEQLDSGLITMPLKLREYVGLITGLTRQMESLAEQEGARSTDEVLAMHRRLREMDHKLDEHIAHATERLDVLKTSIDPEAHVAVVLGFHDMLEPVPTVRTEAWKIRQQHEKIVSEYVARLKEDPEFEAHIDKITRLREEVALKMGLKSEMDEVATLPDRIRRLLESRGYTTGKENYIQTLSQGLALFAMAFYGSNIVYRTTDFKSNEYRNLLGGSLFEAHEDNPMIGYRGVSRNIHDWELEAFKLARGIYGGQNLSIMFPFVRTLEEARSMKRYLKQVHNLESGKDGLKVILMAEIPSNAILCKEFLKEVDGFSIGSNDMTQMVLATDRDNASLQHIYDEEDPAVVWAILSAIFAGQKAGKKVGFCGQGVSNSVILRGLVAIAGIVSASVVPDTYYQTKLDMAEIESENIKTSDLGAWLKMQHMVKLQELLEANSYGHILKKYKSPEDFMEWYEGELDRFSEQLRDHMETPKEEFYRQEMEQFRSVFHKPVIYASWDWHHTVEDAMHHAGFATFEEQEAALETQRKKQW; this is translated from the coding sequence ATGGCCAAAGCCAAGAATGAAGCAACGGATAACGCACCGGCGACCAAAGCCAAGAAAACCGATACCAAGGTAGAGGGGCTCAAGCAGAAGCTCGTCCTCAACGGCGCCGAGATCAAAAAGATCGGCGAAGACGCCGAACTGCTAGTCGGCGGCAAGAACTACAATACGGCCATCATCAGCCAGGTGCCGGGTATCCGGGCTCCGGAATTCCGGGCCATTTCCTCGCACGCCTTCCACATCCTCTTGGACGAGACCAAGGTCAATGCCGCCGTGGTTCGGGCCACGGTGGACAAAGAGTACAACAAGATCGACTGGAACTCCGACGCGGTCAACGAGGACTCCGATTACCTCCAGAATTTCGTCCGTCGGGTGGGCAAGAAGATCGGCGAGGAGTCCCGGAAGCAGTCCGGCACCCCCATCCGGCTGCGCACCTTCATCAACAACGTGGTCGAAGGTTTCGCCACCTCCCCGGAGGGCATCGACCAATTGCGCATGCGTTCGGTCCTGGTCCAGTCGGCCATCCTGTCCGTGGACATGCCCGAGGAGATCGGCAAGGAAGTCAAGGGCGCCTACCAGTCCATCTGCAAGGAAGCCGGTCTGGACGACGTACCGGTGGCCGTGCGTTCCTCGGCCGCTGGCGAGGACAGCCGCAAGAAGGCTTTTGCCGGGCTCCAGGACACCTATCTTAACATCGTCGGCGCGGACGAATGCCTTGAAGCCTACCATTGGGACTGCGCTTCGGCCTATAATTTGCGTTCCATGACCTACCGCCGCGAGGCCATTCTCGACGCCATCACCAAGGCCGAGAAGACCGGCGACGACTCCATCGCCGAAACCGCCAAGAAAGAATGGGCCATTGAGCATACTTCTCTGTCCGTGTGCATCATGCGGATGATCAATCCGGTCATCTCCGGCACGGCCTTCAGCGCGGACACGGCCACTGGCTGCCGGGGCACTTCCCGCAACGATCTCGTGTCCATCGACGCCAGCTACGGGCTGGGCGAAGCGGTTGTCGGCGGCATGGTCACTCCGGACAAGTTCTACGTTTTCCAGCGCGAGGGCGGCCGCGAGGTGGTTATCCGCTACATGGGCTGCAAGGAAAAGAAGATCGTCTACAAGGAGGATGGTAGCGGCACCCACGTGGTCAAGGTCGCCGACAACGAGGTCTTCCGTTGGGCTTTGTCCATCGCTCAGGCCGAGACCGTGGCCCAGGGGGTGCGCAATATCTCCCAGGCCTACGGCGGCATGATCATGGATACCGAGTTCTGCATCGACAAGACCGACCGCCTGTGGTTCGTTCAGGCCCGTCCCGAGACCCGCTGGAACGAGGATTTCGAACTCCATCCACATACCATTTTCATGCGCCGCCTCGAAGTGGACAAGAAGGCCGTGGACACGGCCGAGGTTATCCTGGAAGGCAACGGCGCATCCCGGGGCGCGGGCCAGGGCACGGTCAAGTACCTGCGGTCCGCCCTGGAACTGAACAAAATCAGCAAGGGCGATATCCTGGCCGCCGAGCGCACCGACCCGGACATGGTCCCGGGCATGCGCATCGCCTCGGCCATCCTGGCCGATGTGGGCGGCGACACCAGCCATGCGGCCATCACCTCGCGCGAGCTGGGCATCCCGGCCATCATCGGCATCCAGCGCATCGAGGCCCTGCGTTCCATGGACGGCCAGCAGGTTACCGTGGACGGCTCTCGGGGCAAGGTCTACCGGGGCGAGCTGCCCTTGGTGGAGGTCGGCGGCGAAATCAACGTGGATAAGCTGCCCGCCACCAAGACCAAGGTCGGCCTGATCTTGGCCGACGTGGGCCAGGCCCTGTTCCTGTCCCGCCTGCGCAACGTGCCCGACTTCGAGGTCGGCCTGCTGCGCGCCGAGTTCATGCTCGGCAACATCGGCGTTCATCCCATGGCGCTTGAGGCCTACGACAAGGACACCCTCAATGATCTGGTGGAGGAAAAGCTCCAGGAGATGGACCACCATCTGACCAAGGTCATGAAGGAGCAGTTGGATTCCGGCCTGATCACCATGCCGTTGAAGTTGCGTGAATACGTCGGCCTGATCACCGGCCTGACCCGTCAGATGGAATCCTTGGCCGAGCAGGAGGGCGCCCGCTCCACGGACGAGGTGCTGGCCATGCATCGCCGCCTGCGCGAGATGGACCACAAGCTCGACGAGCACATCGCCCACGCCACCGAACGGCTGGACGTGCTCAAGACCTCCATTGATCCCGAGGCTCACGTGGCCGTGGTTCTGGGCTTCCACGATATGCTCGAGCCCGTTCCCACGGTCCGCACCGAGGCGTGGAAGATTCGTCAGCAGCATGAAAAAATCGTCTCCGAATACGTGGCCCGCCTCAAGGAGGACCCGGAGTTCGAGGCCCACATCGACAAGATCACCCGGTTGCGCGAGGAAGTGGCCCTCAAGATGGGTCTGAAGTCCGAGATGGACGAAGTGGCGACCTTGCCCGACCGCATCCGCCGGCTGCTTGAATCGCGCGGATACACCACCGGCAAGGAAAACTACATCCAGACCCTGTCTCAGGGATTGGCCTTGTTCGCCATGGCCTTCTACGGCTCGAACATCGTTTACCGAACCACGGACTTCAAGTCCAACGAGTACCGCAATCTGCTCGGCGGTTCCCTGTTCGAGGCCCACGAGGACAACCCCATGATCGGCTACCGGGGCGTCTCGCGGAACATCCACGATTGGGAGCTTGAAGCCTTCAAACTGGCCCGGGGCATTTACGGCGGACAGAATCTGTCGATCATGTTCCCGTTCGTGCGTACCCTGGAAGAGGCCCGCTCTATGAAGCGCTACCTCAAGCAGGTCCACAACCTGGAATCCGGCAAGGATGGGCTTAAGGTCATCCTTATGGCCGAGATTCCGAGCAACGCCATCCTGTGCAAGGAGTTCCTCAAGGAAGTTGACGGCTTCTCCATCGGGTCCAACGACATGACCCAGATGGTCCTGGCCACGGACCGTGATAACGCCAGCCTGCAACATATCTATGACGAAGAGGACCCGGCGGTTGTCTGGGCCATTCTGTCCGCCATCTTCGCGGGCCAGAAGGCCGGCAAGAAGGTCGGCTTCTGCGGCCAGGGCGTGTCCAACTCGGTGATCCTGCGAGGCTTGGTGGCCATCGCGGGCATCGTCTCCGCCTCTGTGGTGCCCGATACCTATTATCAGACCAAGCTGGATATGGCCGAGATCGAGTCCGAGAACATCAAGACCAGCGATCTCGGCGCGTGGCTCAAGATGCAGCACATGGTCAAACTCCAGGAACTCCTGGAGGCCAACAGCTACGGTCACATCCTCAAGAAATACAAGTCCCCCGAGGACTTCATGGAATGGTACGAAGGCGAGCTCGACCGCTTCAGCGAACAGCTCCGCGACCACATGGAGACCCCCAAGGAGGAGTTCTACCGCCAGGAGATGGAGCAGTTCCGTTCCGTCTTCCACAAGCCGGTCATCTACGCCAGTTGGGATTGGCACCATACCGTGGAAGACGCCATGCATCACGCCGGGTTCGCCACTTTCGAGGAGCAGGAAGCGGCTTTGGAAACGCAGCGCAAGAAACAGTGGTAG
- a CDS encoding MotA/TolQ/ExbB proton channel family protein, with protein sequence MDIATLIGLVGAFALVVTTIFMGGNAAGFIDIPSVVVVIGGTFAVTFVMFPLGVVINAFKVGMKTLMFKSTDPREIIKLITSLADTARRESLVALEKVNIDDAFLKKGVMLVVDGSSEGLVRSVMEIELEFMKQRHRQGQAVFKGMGTMAPAFGMIGTLIGLVNMLSNLSDPSSIGPAMAVALLTTFYGAIMANVMFLPMATKLEERSAEDVLFMQIMIEGVSSLQRGDHPSVVKEKLQAFLSPALREAS encoded by the coding sequence ATGGATATAGCAACTCTTATCGGCCTTGTCGGTGCCTTTGCCCTTGTCGTCACCACTATTTTCATGGGCGGCAACGCGGCCGGATTCATCGACATACCCTCGGTGGTAGTCGTTATCGGAGGTACCTTCGCGGTCACCTTCGTCATGTTTCCCCTAGGCGTGGTCATCAATGCCTTCAAAGTCGGCATGAAGACACTCATGTTCAAGTCGACGGACCCTCGGGAAATCATCAAGTTGATCACTTCTCTGGCCGATACGGCTCGCAGGGAAAGCTTGGTCGCCCTGGAAAAGGTCAATATCGACGATGCGTTTCTCAAAAAAGGCGTGATGTTGGTGGTGGACGGCTCCAGCGAGGGGCTGGTCCGCTCGGTCATGGAGATCGAACTGGAGTTCATGAAGCAGCGCCATCGCCAGGGGCAGGCCGTGTTCAAAGGCATGGGCACCATGGCCCCGGCCTTCGGCATGATCGGTACCCTCATCGGTCTGGTCAACATGCTCTCCAACCTGTCCGACCCGTCGTCCATCGGACCGGCCATGGCCGTGGCCCTGCTGACCACCTTCTACGGAGCCATCATGGCCAACGTCATGTTTCTGCCCATGGCCACCAAGCTTGAGGAACGGTCTGCCGAGGATGTCCTGTTCATGCAGATCATGATCGAAGGGGTTTCCTCTCTGCAACGCGGTGACCACCCATCGGTGGTCAAGGAAAAGCTGCAAGCTTTTCTGTCCCCTGCCTTGCGCGAAGCGTCCTAA
- a CDS encoding flagellar motor protein MotB: MAEQESVEQQGGGPRPDPPKPDEGIPAWMATFSDMVTLLLCFFVLLLSFTNQDVTNFRKLMGSIQEALGVQYEDKTAMSVPYADTTFKERQSVRDNRQIVELGVILKKAIRAKDLTHMAKVSSDKSGVMLRLSNQVLFDKGSVELTAEAKQALQIVIESMQKTNFNMVIRGHTDGEVPESAQYGSNWSLSAARAARCLRYILEHSAIPATRMKAVGYGGSKPLLPSTSEENRHVNRRVEFFFLPPGRSKW; this comes from the coding sequence ATGGCCGAACAGGAATCAGTTGAACAGCAGGGCGGGGGGCCCCGGCCCGACCCGCCCAAGCCCGACGAGGGGATTCCTGCGTGGATGGCCACCTTTTCGGACATGGTCACGCTGCTGTTGTGCTTTTTCGTCCTGCTTTTGTCCTTCACCAATCAGGATGTGACCAACTTCCGCAAGCTCATGGGCTCCATTCAGGAAGCACTTGGCGTGCAGTACGAGGACAAGACCGCCATGTCCGTGCCGTATGCGGACACGACGTTCAAGGAACGGCAAAGCGTCCGCGACAATCGACAGATCGTCGAACTCGGCGTGATCCTGAAGAAAGCCATCCGCGCCAAGGACCTGACGCACATGGCCAAGGTCAGCTCCGATAAATCGGGCGTCATGCTCCGCCTGAGCAATCAGGTGCTCTTCGACAAGGGATCCGTGGAACTGACCGCCGAGGCCAAACAGGCTTTGCAGATAGTCATCGAGTCCATGCAGAAGACCAATTTCAACATGGTCATCCGGGGCCACACCGACGGCGAGGTGCCCGAGTCCGCCCAGTACGGCTCCAACTGGTCCCTGTCCGCGGCTCGCGCGGCCCGCTGCCTGCGTTATATCCTTGAACATTCAGCCATACCTGCCACCCGCATGAAGGCTGTTGGCTACGGTGGCTCCAAACCGCTCTTGCCGAGCACCTCTGAAGAAAACCGCCACGTCAATCGCCGAGTGGAGTTCTTTTTTCTCCCTCCGGGCCGCTCCAAGTGGTAA
- a CDS encoding flagellar motor protein MotB: MAKAEEVIRRKPPEDPPGDEGLPAWMATFSDMVTLLLCFFVLLLSFAQQSEEKFRDALGSLKGAFGVKEVRAVSDEMAQFNSSSEATREMATSISHDQRLLLSVVMRIKSMVENMDVRLKEGAGVSADRDGVVFSASTATLFKPGTAELRPEAAPILDSVIKILKDYKLNLVVRGHTDDRPIHTAKYPSNWELSAARAAVALDYIVNKGGIEINRAKAVGYADTRPEVPNDTEAGRLKNQRVEFYMHMPQRDAW, encoded by the coding sequence ATGGCCAAAGCCGAAGAAGTCATACGGCGAAAGCCGCCGGAGGACCCACCGGGAGACGAGGGACTGCCCGCGTGGATGGCGACCTTTTCCGACATGGTCACGCTGCTGCTGTGCTTCTTCGTGCTGTTGCTTTCTTTTGCCCAGCAGAGCGAGGAGAAGTTCCGCGACGCGCTCGGTTCGCTTAAGGGTGCCTTCGGGGTGAAGGAAGTCCGTGCGGTCTCCGACGAGATGGCCCAGTTCAATTCCAGCTCCGAGGCGACCCGGGAAATGGCTACGTCCATCTCCCACGACCAGCGGCTGTTGCTGTCCGTGGTCATGCGCATCAAGTCCATGGTCGAAAATATGGACGTGCGGCTCAAGGAAGGGGCGGGCGTGAGCGCGGACCGTGACGGCGTGGTCTTCAGCGCCAGTACGGCCACGCTGTTCAAGCCGGGCACCGCCGAACTCAGACCGGAAGCCGCTCCGATCCTGGACAGCGTCATCAAGATTCTCAAGGATTACAAATTGAATCTCGTGGTTCGGGGGCATACGGACGACCGGCCCATCCATACGGCAAAATATCCCTCCAATTGGGAGTTGTCCGCCGCCCGTGCGGCCGTGGCCCTGGACTACATCGTCAACAAGGGCGGCATCGAGATCAATCGGGCCAAGGCCGTGGGCTATGCCGATACCCGGCCCGAAGTGCCCAACGACACCGAAGCGGGCCGGTTGAAGAACCAGCGGGTCGAATTTTACATGCACATGCCCCAGCGGGACGCGTGGTAG
- a CDS encoding FapA family protein, which produces MPFFLKHYFDPDWDPAKLKPEEQADGSVDHHERQFVKNVAAGELIAEWIPVEEAGEDLDERFVSEEKSFPAGKGTGIKRKFPDKLFAAVDGYVCYKEGRILVRNPLTVHSDIDYHTGNVDFVGNVVVEGSVRSGFTVEAANVRINDQVEGASITARGSLDCRGGVKGGKKALLKTGKDMKLAFCEYATLLSGGDIMIKGALMHSNVYAGKRLAVGGRLTGGSICAYDYIYVGGQLGGGMDTDTSLVLGYKPLLLFTDQRYNMRIKGLHEDIACFEKALNKGEEFRAEYEPRLESARRELELLKTMKVKLWDGIYATERLDECRVLVPGMVKPGVEICIGSAYYKVNDFLEDVFFYHDNGEVKIGASSGKNKK; this is translated from the coding sequence ATGCCGTTTTTCCTGAAGCACTACTTTGACCCCGACTGGGACCCGGCCAAGCTCAAACCGGAAGAGCAGGCGGACGGGAGCGTGGATCACCATGAGCGCCAGTTCGTCAAGAACGTGGCCGCAGGTGAACTCATCGCCGAATGGATCCCCGTGGAAGAGGCCGGAGAAGACCTGGACGAGCGGTTCGTGTCTGAGGAGAAATCCTTCCCCGCAGGGAAGGGCACGGGCATCAAGCGGAAGTTCCCGGACAAGCTTTTCGCTGCGGTGGACGGTTACGTCTGTTACAAGGAAGGGCGGATTCTGGTGCGCAATCCGCTCACGGTCCATTCAGATATCGACTATCACACCGGCAACGTGGATTTCGTGGGCAACGTGGTGGTCGAGGGGTCCGTGCGCAGCGGCTTCACCGTCGAAGCCGCCAATGTGCGCATCAACGACCAGGTGGAAGGGGCGTCTATCACGGCCCGGGGCAGCCTGGACTGTCGGGGCGGCGTCAAGGGCGGCAAGAAGGCGTTGCTCAAGACCGGCAAGGACATGAAGCTGGCTTTCTGCGAGTATGCGACCCTGTTGTCCGGCGGCGATATCATGATCAAGGGCGCACTGATGCACAGCAACGTCTATGCGGGCAAGCGGCTGGCCGTGGGCGGGCGGCTCACCGGCGGCAGTATTTGCGCCTACGACTACATCTACGTTGGCGGACAGCTCGGCGGCGGCATGGACACGGACACTTCGCTGGTTTTGGGCTACAAGCCCTTGCTGTTGTTCACGGACCAACGGTACAATATGCGCATCAAGGGGTTGCACGAGGACATCGCCTGCTTCGAGAAGGCATTGAACAAGGGCGAGGAGTTTCGGGCCGAGTACGAGCCCCGGCTGGAATCGGCCCGTCGCGAACTGGAATTGCTCAAGACCATGAAGGTCAAGCTATGGGACGGCATTTACGCTACGGAGCGGCTGGACGAATGCCGGGTACTGGTACCGGGCATGGTCAAACCCGGCGTGGAAATTTGTATCGGTTCGGCGTATTATAAGGTGAATGATTTTTTGGAAGATGTTTTCTTCTACCACGACAATGGTGAAGTTAAAATTGGCGCATCGTCTGGAAAAAACAAGAAATAG
- a CDS encoding AraC family transcriptional regulator has protein sequence MSTARENTFEFVSNGRDLGVTVLNAVMSDFSYGRHAHEEVAVGVTLGGVQEFSCKGRRFRSSPGDIILFNPDEAHNGNPGGGNALEYTMLYLDPAVFNGLAGSAADPDQEEYRVEETHFADPVLRALILRMARLAASPAADVPAIEACLYALAGRLTSRMGVYRPNSWTAAKDTLLLRAREYVHDNIEAAISIDDLSRAAHLSKYHFIRLFRSQFGLTPHQYIINYRINRVREELAAGTPPSDVAYRFGFFDVSHMHRHFKRAYGLTPRQYQIQLTR, from the coding sequence ATGTCCACAGCCAGAGAAAATACATTCGAATTCGTCAGCAACGGGCGTGACCTGGGCGTGACCGTGCTCAACGCGGTCATGTCGGACTTCTCCTATGGACGGCATGCCCACGAGGAAGTGGCCGTTGGCGTGACCCTCGGCGGCGTGCAGGAGTTTTCATGCAAGGGGCGGCGGTTTCGCAGTTCGCCGGGCGACATCATTCTGTTTAACCCCGACGAGGCACATAACGGCAACCCCGGCGGCGGGAATGCCCTGGAATACACCATGCTCTATCTCGATCCGGCCGTGTTCAACGGGCTGGCCGGGAGTGCCGCCGATCCCGACCAGGAGGAATATCGCGTGGAGGAGACCCATTTCGCCGACCCGGTCCTGCGAGCGCTGATTTTGCGCATGGCCCGGCTGGCGGCGTCTCCGGCCGCCGATGTTCCGGCGATCGAGGCCTGTCTGTATGCGCTGGCCGGACGGCTGACGAGCCGGATGGGAGTTTACCGCCCCAATTCCTGGACCGCTGCCAAGGACACGCTGTTGTTGCGCGCCAGGGAGTACGTTCACGACAACATTGAAGCGGCCATCTCCATCGACGATTTAAGTCGGGCGGCGCATCTGTCGAAATACCATTTCATCCGCCTGTTTCGTAGCCAGTTCGGGCTCACTCCGCACCAATACATCATCAACTATCGAATCAATCGGGTCCGAGAGGAATTGGCGGCGGGCACGCCGCCTTCGGACGTGGCCTACCGGTTCGGCTTTTTCGACGTGAGCCACATGCACCGGCATTTCAAGCGCGCGTACGGCCTCACGCCCCGGCAATATCAGATTCAACTCACCAGGTAG